Proteins encoded by one window of Arachis hypogaea cultivar Tifrunner chromosome 1, arahy.Tifrunner.gnm2.J5K5, whole genome shotgun sequence:
- the LOC112754391 gene encoding EPIDERMAL PATTERNING FACTOR-like protein 2: protein MGLDHHAICGLRRLGFIFSISLFFLIISSWMHHGLVTEGRKTHKQSGFHQGVIEEDNKILRAQIGSKPPKCERRCSSCGHCEAIQVPTNTNLQIQKGNINPPKLFKIAYARGDDKSNYKPMSWKCKCGNLIFNP from the exons ATGGGGCTTGACCATCATGCAATTTGTGGTCTAAGAAGGCTTGGCTTTATTTTTAGCATTTCACTTTTCTTCTTGATTATTTCAAGCTGGATGCATCATGGGTTAGTTACTGAAG GAAGAAAGACTCACAAACAAAGTGGTTTTCACCAG GGAGTAATAGAGGAGGATAATAAGATACTGAGGGCACAAATAGGGTCAAAGCCACCAAAATGTGAAAGAAGGTGCAGTTCATGTGGACACTGTGAGGCAATTCAGGTGCCTACTAATACTAACCTCCAAATTCAGAAAGGGAACATAAATCCTCCAAAGCTTTTTAAAATTGCATATGCAAGAGGAGATGATAAATCTAATTACAAGCCTATGAGTTGGAAGTGCAAATGTGGGAACCTAATTTTCAACCCATGA